In one Culex quinquefasciatus strain JHB chromosome 2, VPISU_Cqui_1.0_pri_paternal, whole genome shotgun sequence genomic region, the following are encoded:
- the LOC6034517 gene encoding aldo-keto reductase family 1 member B1: MPRFAPTVTLNNGLKMPVLGLGTWQAREGDAVQAVKAALDAGYRHIDTAYLYGNEKEVGRAIRDKIAEGVIRREDVFVTTKLWNTFHDPKHVEEAFNRSMANLDIGYVDLYLMHCPVSFKFAGWQVQKSDPVEFTEVDIVDTYRAMENLLETGKVKSIGVSNFNSEQITRIVNECNVRPVTNQVECNPTLNQRKLIEFCRKLGIAITAYSPLGRPNQSSGNENKSAIDDPRVLEIAKKYNKSPGQIILRYLLDIGTIPIPKSANPDRLRQNIDLFDFKLSAEEIKTMANHKYFPFHIDF; the protein is encoded by the exons ATGCCTCGTTTCGCACCTACCGTAACATTAAATAATGGTCTAAAAATGCCCGTTTTGGGATTGGGAACCTGGCag GCCCGCGAAGGTGATGCCGTGCAAGCGGTCAAAGCAGCCCTGGACGCCGGATATCGTCACATCGACACGGCCTACTTGTACGGAAACGAGAAGGAAGTGGGTCGGGCGATTCGCGATAAGATCGCAGAGGGCGTCATCAGGAGGGAGGATGTGTTCGTGACCACCAAG ttgtggAACACATTCCACGATCCAAAGCACGTTGAGGAGGCTTTCAATCGGTCCATGGCCAACTTGGATATTGGCTACGTTGATTTGTATTTGATGCACTGTCCGGTTAGCTTTAAGTTTGCCGGTTGGCAGGTCCAGAAGTCGGATCCTGTGGAGTTCACCGAGGTAGACATTGTGGACACGTACCGTGCCATGGAGAATTTGTTGGAAACAGGAAAAGTGAAAAGCATTGGAGTTTCGAACTTCAACAGCGAGCAGATAACGAGGATTGTAAACGAGTGCAATGTTCGACCCGTTACGAACCAAGTTGAGTGCAATCCGACCTTGAATCAACGGAAGCTAATTGAATTCTGCCGGAAGTTGGGGATCGCCATCACGGCGTACAGTCCGTTGGGTCGCCCTAATCAAAGTTCTGGAAATGAAAACAAATCCGCAATTGACGACCCTCGAGTTCTGGAGATTGCAAAGAAGTACAATAAATCTCCTGGGCAGATCATACTGAGATACCTGTTGGATATTGGAACCATTCCGATTCCGAAATCGGCCAACCCGGATCGACTTCGAcaaaacattgatttgtttgattttaagcTGTCCGCAGAGGAAATCAAAACGATGGCGAACCACAAGTATTTCCCCTTCCATATCGACTTCTGA